The Anolis carolinensis isolate JA03-04 chromosome 2, rAnoCar3.1.pri, whole genome shotgun sequence genome contains the following window.
TTATACTTTGTTTAGCAAGCAAATTGCTTTTCCTTCCAACCATGAGTTTGCACATAACAAGTCAGGAATCGAGCAAAATGAAATTGAATCCCAGTCACACAGGGATGGCCTAggctttgttttgcttcctgTCTGCTTGCACATGTGTTCATAGTTATTACATTCTGGTTTAACTGATCTACAGCCCTTTCACAGCAAACACCATTGTCTATAGCTTCTAagtgagaaagaaaaataagagaTTCAAACACCCTGGCTTTTATAacacttttcatttttattttatggttattaaaaataataataccccacttttttcctccaaaaagagactcaaagaggctaacAGTAAAACTgacacaataaaatttaaaacttaaacaacatacaaacattaaaattaaagttaaatacagtagagtctcacttatccaacgtaaacgggccggcagaatgttggataagcgaatatgttggataataaggagagattaaggaaaagcctattaaacatcaaattaggttatgattttacaaattaagcaccaaaacatcatgttatacaacaaatttgacagaaaaagtagttcaatacacaataatgctatgcagtaattactgtatttacaaatttagcaccaaaatatcatgatgtattgaaaacattgactacaaaaatgcgttggataatccagaacattggataagcgagtgttggataagtgagactctactgtacgtcccTTCATGGCAGAGGACTGGGGTGGAtgccccttgtggtcttttccaactctaccaAGATCAAAATAACACACACACTTTGTGGTAGGTTTGTATCTCACCTGCTCACTAATAACCTGAAATTCCCTCATTTCATCCTCAGTTAATGGAGCATATGTTTCATCGTTTTCACTGTCTTCCTGCCAACCCATTTCTTTTAACAATCTGTATTTGAAAgagaaatatttttctttatttgtcaATACATTTCTAAAAATGTCAGCAAGTAATAAAATGTGTTATCCCTGAAGGAGGCTATTTCAGCCACTGAAggaagctgaagtctaaaatacctggaaGCCATCTGACAAACTACTTTCCAACACACTAttcattcttttccatttcttggcTGATTTCTCACCCACTATCAAAATTCTACTTTTTATGATCTCTCCATCTTCTGGACTAGATTTTTAGATATGTGGGGATGAAGACGTTACAATCTCTTGTCCCAGTAATATCAATACTATGGATTGGATACAACTGAATTTCCTCCTTTATGCAATTAAAAAGCACATCTattttctgctataaatatatttaaacttTCTGAATATTCCAGTGAGAGATGTAAAATCTTGAACCAAAATGATAATGGCACTCTATATAGGAAAACAATAAAATCCTACATATCAATTTATTGTACTCACATAcattaataaatttttattccaaCAAGAGAATTCTTTAAAAGGCAAAAGCAATTTCAACTATTCCAAAACACATACCGATGCTCTGCTTCAAGTGAGCTTGAAAGGACATCGGTCTGAGGAAATGTTGAAGACCGGATGATCTGCTGAGACATCATTGCAGCGTTTCTATTCTCTTGGgaaatttcattttcaaaatttCGGTTTATATCCCTCTCTTGATGACCATTGTTGCTGTTATGTAAATTAAATTCGTCGTCTTCATCGTCATCTTCCTGTTAAAGAAGTCACATATCTGAGTAAATTCCAAACAAGATTTAgacattttttaaagtatatgCAAATTATGTGATAAACTATGTACtgaatttttctagaaattaacATAAGTAGCCCCTACTGGAACAGGACAGAAGCCCATCTAGTACAGCATCCCTTTTCCCACCACTCTGCTTAGATATCTATGAGAAGAAAGATGTGAAGCCTTTCTTTGCTATTACTCAGATTCAATGCCTCTGTAATAAGAGATAATATATAGCCATCAGGCCTAGCTAAGAAAATTGTTTTAGGAATATAAAGGAACAAATATTTGCATGTGGTACAGCACTGATTGAAAATTCAACTGCCTAAGCTAAAATTGATAAGCATAATAAAACTCTAGGAACAATAGTTCCACCTTGAGTTTCTTTGAGCAAGAGCTGAGACAGGAATAAACCAGTAATAAAAACGAAGCTCCTTTTTGTGCAAAGTACCCAATACCTTCTCTTGCCCTACACAATTCTCATCCTGTTCCTCTTCCACTCGATCACGTTTCAGAGTCTTCAAAAATTCACTCTTCTTATCAGTACGCATCCGTGTCAATTTGGTTAAGCGAGGCTGGCCAAGTTTATCAACAGGGGATGAAGAATTGGAACGATTGCACTAAGGGAAAGAGaaaatatacaggcagttccctagttacaaacatccaacttacaaacggctcatagtttagaacaggggtgagacaaaaggaagtgagagaaatctacccctaggaaaggaatCCACTGtctaaagagttatcatggggaaaggtgtctccactgaagctttataatCAATCTTTGTttcaacaagccacatttttcaaaatccaattatcacagggacagaaagtgaatcttctgaacagggcagacagcaaaacaatcaccacgggggtgttaactcttccctatgctatctaaagctaaaAGAACAAAcgtacagaatctatcttgttcattaacttggagactgcctatacACTCAAATGCAGAACATGTCTTTAAGGGAATTTTTCACTTTTTTCAACTAGTGATGCTCTTGTCTTATTCCAACAATACTGTCAGATTTCTATTTACTTCTAAACTTAAGACACCCAGTTAGAAATAGGAAAGACTCAAAATTTATGATACCTCTTTCACTGAACTCTGCGATCCAACTGCCTTGGCAGTAGATTTGAAAGCACTAAAATTTCCAGTACCATAAGGAGATTCATGAGGAAATGGAAGCCccagtttgttttcttttgtttggcTTTTCCACTGAGTAgtctaaataaaatgaaaaaaaatattttaattaaaacaacTAAAATAACCAGTTTGCTACATTAATAGTACTAACAATAACCTGCACATTTATAAAGTGCCATTATCAACACAGCCTGATatttttattaagaaaaaaatgttccCAGTCCAAAGGCATTAACAATACCAATTTtgacagattaaaacaaaatcagAGATGGGAGACAAGAGGCACTCCATTAACAAGAGATAAACATGATCTAATATTCATATCAGTTTCATATACAATGTTGGAAGTAACTTTTTCACTTTCAACAAAagtgaaaatactggaaggaaaaAGCATGAGATTCCCACAGCCCATATATATTACTTTCAGGATTTACCTTTGCTGGTGGAATAGCAGGTTTAGGGACTAAACCCTTATACACACTTGCACCAGTTCCATTCTTGACTGATTGTGAATGAACATTTCCGCCCACAGGGAAGCCAGATATCTGTAAATCTTTTGTACTGCCCTTTTTAATAACCAGCATTCGTGGAGATCTAGATTTAGGATTCAGAGGATattctgtaaaaaaataaaatgtgatttAAGTTTGGACTGCATGAAAAAATTCATGTCAGAAGTAAAACATTTAAGAATCAAATGACAAGGCTCCCTTTAACACTTTGCAGATCAAATCAGAG
Protein-coding sequences here:
- the gpbp1 gene encoding vasculin, coding for MAQHDFAPAWLNFPTPPSTSKSSLNFEKHSESFSWTENRYEVNRRRHNSSDGFDPSSGRSNGGHLGRKERSSWRSQGRNGTENTNHRTGYHSGGSRARTSSFQSGKSQGLHESNASECEILRKEDKERPKQFEAEDFPSLNPEYEREPNQNKSLAAGVWEYPLNPKSRSPRMLVIKKGSTKDLQISGFPVGGNVHSQSVKNGTGASVYKGLVPKPAIPPAKTTQWKSQTKENKLGLPFPHESPYGTGNFSAFKSTAKAVGSQSSVKECNRSNSSSPVDKLGQPRLTKLTRMRTDKKSEFLKTLKRDRVEEEQDENCVGQEKEDDDEDDEFNLHNSNNGHQERDINRNFENEISQENRNAAMMSQQIIRSSTFPQTDVLSSSLEAEHRLLKEMGWQEDSENDETYAPLTEDEMREFQVISEQLQKNGLRKNGVLKNGLVCDFKFSPWKNSTFQPTLENEDTETSSSDTSDDDDV